The genomic window TTTATTCTGACTGGTTCGATTTAAACAGCACCATAGCTTTTGGAGTTCTTAACTTCTTCGGATCGGTCTTTGGTGACTTAACTGAGTCAATGATCAAACGTGATGCGGGTGTCAAAGACTCCGGCTCACTCATCCCTGGACACGGTAATGACACGTCAAACCAGACCGGAATTTGTCTATCATTGCCTCTCTAACCGAGTCCTCTGTAATTGCAGGTGGCATATTGGACAGAGTTGATAGTTACATTTTCACTGGTGCATTAGCCTACTCGTTCGTAAGACTTCATGGAGTTTGATTGTATTGCTGTATCCCAAGAAAACATATAGCTTCAAGAAGAAACTGACAAAGTTTTCCCCTCGCAAGAGTGAAGTTCAAAGCAACATATAGCAATGATGGTGAAATGGCTGCAGATTTTCTGAGATTGGTCTGTTCTGTTGTTTGATTGAACCGGTATGcaatttttggttaaatgCGAGTAAACTGGTTCGTTAGGCGAATTCTCGGACCGTTGGTCTGTCTTGCCTGACCGGTAATGGAACGGCGGCGTTTGGTAATTGATTTAGAGATTCATTCTTGATTTACTTTCCAAAATAATTTCCTCCTGTTTTCCAGATAATGGATTAAAGGAAAAAGGCCTAAAATCATGTGGGGATGTTAATGAAAGCGTTGTTCCCAAGCAGACTTTTTAGAGtgcaattataaaaaaaatctgaaatgaaaaaaggaaactatgTAAATGaataatcaaatatcaatGATACTAATAAAGAGGcgaaaattaagaaatgatTGGGAAGAGGAAAGACATGGGTGGATTTTGTTATCCAATACAATAAACAAATGTTATACTTTCACAATTTCACTGCAGAATCTTACTAAAGTGGTTGATTAATAAGTAATAAAGTGGTCGTATTATGATAATATCAAATCTAAGCAGCAATTCTGCGAGGACCATGTGATTGATTACACGGACAAAACTCGTATTACGCAATCTCTTTACTATactaaaaaggtaaaaagtCTTTAAACACAAGTTATCTCATCGTTTACAACATTAACCCCAAAACACAAGTTAATACATAGTTTAGTAATATGAAGTTTGTTTACCATTAGCTTAAATTTTTAGTAGACCTAATTAACACATGGTAAATTGTATGTCTCTAACAAACATTTCAaggaaaatgataaaatatacTCCATAATAAAGGTAAAGGAAACATATTTCAATAtgcagaaaaataaaaaaggaaaaagtaagAATAACATAaggaaattatatatatattatctgaTTGGTTAACATTACACTCAAACATATTAAAACATGATATTATCTAaattaaaaagctaaaaagaaaattattccctgaaatatcatttttttaataataatttttagaaaactatGTTTCCATGTACTGTGGGATATAGAGAACACAAAACAATTGTTTGAGGTACACTCACCTCCACATTTTTATATGGGGACACTGTGAGTAAAAATGACAGTTTTTGCTTCGTAAATATGTGTAGGACTCGTTACAAGGCAAATACTTGCTAATTAGTATTTGTGACCTGTTTTGACCCGTACAAGTAATTGAAATTTAggtttgatattttatttgcCTGCTCTGTGTGTTAAGGTGTATGAAATTGTTAGTCGGGATCGTTGTAcaaatatgatttataaatgATGTTTATTTACTGTTGTGGTTTTGAACTCTATTTTGATGAGCTTTCTCCACTGTTTAAGATTATGTTGATTCACTTTCACAAACGCATACAATAATCATTtacatctttttgttttgtttttaaagttagGTATGAGAGTAAACACGACATCGCCGGATGATTTGCCAGCACAAGCCAATATCATCACATCCAATTTCCAAACTCCTTGCAACATCATGGTCATCACGGGGGACATCGATTTCAAAAGACCGATCCGGTTATTAAGAGCTTGTGGAATTACTATCTTCATGGAAAAACTTCCAAAATGCAAGACTAAACTTATAAACGCTGCTACTGCCAAAGACCCTCCTGGTTACCCTCTTGGTTACACGTTCGAATTCCAAGACATTTTGAGGATCTGATTGAGTTTTTTTGCATTGGTTTAGAGCTTTCTCCACAAATCTCTTATTTATCAGTGTTCGTTTGTTAGATTAAGGTTAAGGATTACTACTATGCTTAGTATTTGAATAAAGAACTACGAATTTAGTATAGTCGACCTTCcaagagaaaaatgaaatttgtgtAAGGCAGcttaagttttagttttttttttttttttttgagaaaccTCTTAATCTTTAGTACCTATAACATATTACATGTCAAATCTTCTGTCTCTTAAAAAATGAAGTATTAAAGGATCCATATCTCAGTATGCAGaaatataaaaaggaaaaaaaagaaagactaaCATAAggagattatatatatatcatttgatTGGTTAACATCACAATCAAACATATTAAAACGTGATCTAACCCAAATTGAAAagctacaaaaagaaaattaaaccgTGAAAATATCCTCCTTTTTCGTCTTAACATTTCCAAGCTGAGACAGTAACAAGTTCTTTCCTCTGCCAACACAAGACAAGTGAAGGCGACGAAGACTGTCTCTTCTCCAAGTGAAACCCTCTCATTGGATTCCTCTGCAACAAATACTCCGCTTGTGTCTCCGCCGTCTGACTCAGCGTCACAGGAGTAAACCCACATTGCCCAAATAAGCTTCTCCACGGCGGTGATCTCTCCATCCAACGGTAACGATTCGTCAACAGTTTCTGTATCGACGGTTGCACACAAAACCTCTCAATACTCGTAGCAGCTTCCGCATTATTCAGATTCCCAGAGTCGAGAGACTCGAGCAGAGATGTGTAGTACTGAAGCGCGTTAATCACACCGTTAGGGAACGGCGCGTCGTTGTTACGGTCGCAGCTTCTGTCTGAGCAAACGACGACGTTTGGTGAGATTTGCTTGAGGAAACGAAGTATCAATGGGAGGTAACCGGAGACCATGGAGCTGATTGGGAGATTCACAGCGATTGCTTCTTTCTCCGATGATCGGAATAAAGACAGTGGCCAATAAGTTGGATTCAAGAGAATCTCCATGTTTAAGAGCTCGATTTCGAAGGAGACACCTGTTTCGCCGGCGAAGCTTCTGAGATTTTCTTCAGTGAATCGGAGCTCGAATTCGTCGGAGACAGTTGAAGGAGAAGCGAAAGCTGTAATCTTTAGCGACGGAGCTGATGAagatctgtttctttttccggCGAGCTCTTGAATCAGAGACGCCCATTGACCTCCATAACCGATATCGAAATCGACAATGTGGATCCGATCAAACCCTTCGAATGACTCGAGAATCGTTTGGTTTGCTGTGAAGTTGACGAATTGAAGAAACGGTGACGTTTCTGAGAAAGCTCTGTAAGCTGCGATCCGAAAGATTAGGTTTTGAGGAGGTGAGAGAGACGGTGGTGATAATGATGAGTCTTGAAGGAGAGAGTGAAGAGCTTCTGTTATATACGAAGCTGCTCTGTGGAACGGAGGTTTAGGATTGTTGTTAGTGtcgtcgttgttgttgttaaggTTGTGATTGAGCCGCGCCAATATCCCTTGCGCGAGAACGGGATTGTTATCTCCGCCGTTTGTGGTGAGCTCCGCCGCCGCAGAGAATAGCTGGT from Arabidopsis thaliana chromosome 3, partial sequence includes these protein-coding regions:
- the HAM2 gene encoding GRAS family transcription factor (HAIRY MERISTEM 2 (HAM2); CONTAINS InterPro DOMAIN/s: Transcription factor GRAS (InterPro:IPR005202); BEST Arabidopsis thaliana protein match is: GRAS family transcription factor (TAIR:AT2G45160.1); Has 2330 Blast hits to 2284 proteins in 297 species: Archae - 0; Bacteria - 2; Metazoa - 2; Fungi - 0; Plants - 2323; Viruses - 0; Other Eukaryotes - 3 (source: NCBI BLink).), translated to MPLPFEQFQGKGVLGFLDSSSSPGYKIWANPEKLHGRVEEDLCFVVNNGGFSEPTSVLDSVRSPSPFVSSSTTTLSSSHGGPSGGGAAAATFSGADGKCDQMGFEDLDGVLSGGSPGQEQSIFRLIMAGDVVDPGSEFVGFDIGSGSDPVIDNPNPLFGYGFPFQNAPEEEKFQISINPNPGFFSDPPSSPPAKRLNSGQPGSQHLQWVFPFSDPGHESHDPFLTPPKIAGEDQNDQDQSAVIIDQLFSAAAELTTNGGDNNPVLAQGILARLNHNLNNNNDDTNNNPKPPFHRAASYITEALHSLLQDSSLSPPSLSPPQNLIFRIAAYRAFSETSPFLQFVNFTANQTILESFEGFDRIHIVDFDIGYGGQWASLIQELAGKRNRSSSAPSLKITAFASPSTVSDEFELRFTEENLRSFAGETGVSFEIELLNMEILLNPTYWPLSLFRSSEKEAIAVNLPISSMVSGYLPLILRFLKQISPNVVVCSDRSCDRNNDAPFPNGVINALQYYTSLLESLDSGNLNNAEAATSIERFCVQPSIQKLLTNRYRWMERSPPWRSLFGQCGFTPVTLSQTAETQAEYLLQRNPMRGFHLEKRQSSSPSLVLCWQRKELVTVSAWKC